In one window of Bacteroidota bacterium DNA:
- a CDS encoding RecX family transcriptional regulator, which translates to MIISNISQAKNKPKFVVLLTDTNIKYTIYKDVIKKCGLRKGDSITEGKLNEILFLDEFHRGKDTALRYFSYRQRSEYELRKKLDSKKFKPKVVDSVISNLKGIGLINDREFAESFTRYTLKGKAIGRNLLKQRLLDKKIPKDIVLQIINKSYSNINEKESALETAKKQLKKYRTTKLKSDDKQNYIRLSSFLSRRGFSWEIISNVMKQVFKKDELPEE; encoded by the coding sequence ATGATAATAAGCAATATATCGCAAGCTAAAAATAAACCTAAATTTGTTGTACTCTTAACAGATACGAATATTAAATACACTATTTATAAAGATGTTATTAAAAAATGCGGGTTAAGAAAGGGCGACTCGATTACCGAGGGTAAGCTGAACGAAATTTTATTTTTAGATGAATTCCACAGAGGGAAAGATACTGCCTTACGATATTTCAGTTACCGGCAAAGAAGCGAGTACGAACTTCGCAAAAAACTCGATAGCAAAAAATTCAAACCGAAAGTGGTCGATTCTGTAATTTCAAATTTAAAGGGCATCGGTTTAATTAACGACCGCGAGTTCGCCGAAAGCTTTACCCGTTACACATTAAAGGGAAAAGCTATCGGAAGGAATTTATTAAAACAGCGGCTTCTTGATAAAAAGATACCTAAAGATATCGTTCTTCAAATTATCAATAAATCGTACAGCAACATAAATGAAAAAGAATCGGCTCTTGAAACAGCAAAAAAACAGTTAAAAAAATACCGCACCACAAAATTAAAATCCGACGATAAACAAAATTATATTCGGCTTTCAAGTTTTTTATCGCGTCGCGGTTTTTCGTGGGAGATTATTTCGAATGTTATGAAGCAAGTTTTTAAAAAAGACGAATTGCCCGAAGAATGA
- the recA gene encoding recombinase RecA codes for MAEDVSKESRSQALKIAIEQIEKQHGKGAVMRLGDRPAVKVESIPTGSISLDHALGIGGIPRGRVTEIYGPESSGKTTLCLHILAEAQKRGGIAAFIDTEHALDVAYAKRLGVDVNNLLLSQPEFGEQALEIVETLVRSGSIDVIVIDSVAALTPRAEIEGEMGDPTMGVQARLMSQALRKLAAAINKSKTSVIFTNQLRQKIGVMFGNPETTTGGNALKFYASIRLDVRRIEAIKDGTTVIGNRTRVKVVKNKMAPPFREASFDILYNEGISKLGDLIDLAIEQNVIQKSGSWFSYKEDRIGQGRDAVKKLLLENEKLNKEIDQILRSKLNLNGGSPSETERTAVATSKSEIKKTK; via the coding sequence ATGGCAGAAGATGTAAGTAAAGAATCGCGTTCACAAGCTTTAAAAATTGCAATAGAACAAATCGAAAAACAACACGGCAAGGGTGCTGTGATGCGTCTCGGTGATCGGCCGGCAGTAAAAGTTGAATCAATCCCTACCGGGTCGATATCGCTCGACCATGCTTTAGGTATCGGCGGGATACCGCGGGGTAGAGTTACCGAAATATACGGTCCGGAATCTTCCGGTAAAACTACTTTGTGTCTTCACATACTTGCCGAAGCACAAAAACGGGGCGGCATTGCAGCGTTCATTGATACAGAACATGCATTAGATGTAGCTTATGCAAAACGTTTAGGTGTTGATGTAAATAATCTGTTGCTTTCGCAACCTGAATTCGGCGAGCAAGCTCTGGAAATAGTTGAAACTCTGGTCCGCAGCGGTTCAATAGATGTTATTGTGATCGACTCAGTTGCAGCGCTAACACCGCGAGCTGAAATCGAAGGCGAAATGGGTGACCCGACGATGGGTGTTCAAGCTCGGCTTATGTCGCAAGCGCTTCGTAAATTAGCTGCGGCAATAAACAAATCGAAAACGTCAGTAATTTTTACTAACCAACTTCGGCAAAAAATCGGAGTAATGTTTGGTAACCCCGAAACAACTACCGGCGGTAACGCACTTAAATTTTACGCCTCAATAAGATTGGATGTTCGGCGAATCGAAGCAATTAAAGATGGCACTACGGTAATCGGCAACCGGACACGTGTTAAAGTCGTAAAAAATAAAATGGCGCCTCCCTTCCGCGAAGCTTCCTTCGATATTTTATACAACGAAGGCATCTCGAAATTAGGCGATTTAATTGACCTTGCAATCGAGCAGAACGTAATCCAGAAAAGCGGATCTTGGTTTTCGTATAAAGAGGATAGAATTGGACAAGGCAGGGATGCGGTAAAAAAATTACTTCTCGAAAACGAAAAACTTAACAAAGAAATCGACCAGATTTTACGAAGTAAATTAAACTTGAACGGTGGATCTCCCAGCGAAACTGAACGGACAGCAGTCGCAACATCCAAATCTGAAATTAAAAAAACTAAATGA
- a CDS encoding response regulator — protein sequence MKTKFSKKKHETLFLIDDEDIWLETMQTVLDGESYNVITADSGTKALDKLSKIKPDLILSDVRMPVMNGFELFDKIKNNPKLNTIPFVFMSSLDDYDARRVAKSLGATDYVTKPFDTEEIKRVVLDLLQKYKNR from the coding sequence ATGAAAACAAAATTTTCGAAAAAGAAACATGAAACATTATTTCTTATAGACGATGAGGATATTTGGCTCGAAACAATGCAAACTGTTTTAGACGGCGAATCGTACAACGTGATAACAGCCGACAGCGGAACAAAAGCCCTCGACAAGTTGTCAAAAATAAAACCTGATTTAATTTTAAGCGATGTTAGAATGCCTGTAATGAACGGCTTCGAACTTTTCGATAAAATTAAAAACAACCCAAAGTTGAATACAATACCCTTTGTATTTATGTCGTCGCTTGATGATTACGATGCGAGGCGTGTTGCAAAATCCCTCGGAGCAACAGATTATGTTACAAAACCGTTCGATACAGAAGAGATCAAACGGGTAGTCTTAGATTTACTACAAAAATATAAAAACCGTTAA
- the thpR gene encoding RNA 2',3'-cyclic phosphodiesterase — translation MRLFIAIDTPVSVKAQVTEIQAELKKSQADVKWETADKFHITLKFLNETKDELVPAINGILETVGKKFQQFQIEYDDIGCFPNWNQPRVIWIGANETSGTLLKLKRSLDIELEKLGFETEDRKFHPHITLGRVRSQHNIKNLTVIMESLKFKSEITTCREILLMRSILKPSGSEYSTLTAVNFQNA, via the coding sequence ATGAGACTTTTTATAGCTATCGATACACCCGTTTCAGTAAAAGCCCAAGTGACTGAAATTCAGGCAGAATTAAAAAAATCGCAAGCTGATGTAAAATGGGAAACTGCCGATAAATTTCACATCACTCTAAAATTTTTGAATGAGACGAAAGACGAATTGGTTCCTGCAATCAACGGCATCCTCGAAACAGTTGGAAAAAAATTCCAGCAGTTTCAGATTGAATACGATGATATCGGATGCTTCCCTAATTGGAATCAACCACGGGTGATATGGATTGGTGCTAATGAAACATCCGGAACACTGTTGAAACTAAAACGCTCGTTAGATATCGAACTTGAAAAATTAGGTTTTGAAACTGAAGACCGAAAATTCCACCCACATATTACATTAGGTCGCGTAAGAAGTCAGCACAATATTAAAAACTTGACTGTTATTATGGAAAGTCTTAAATTCAAATCAGAAATAACGACGTGCCGGGAGATACTATTGATGCGAAGTATCTTAAAACCTTCCGGATCAGAATATTCGACACTGACAGCAGTGAACTTTCAAAACGCTTGA
- a CDS encoding competence/damage-inducible protein A, with translation MNASIISIGDELLIGQVINTNASYIAEQLNKFGISVRNIITIGDNQTDIISTFEKYFSENDLVLVTGGLGPTHDDITKKTVCKFFNTHLVVDDKVKENIKRILELRNLKWNSAADEQTLVPEGCKIIQNNYGTAAGFLFERNQKYFIVTPGVPYEMKGMMSDYLLPFLQSLNIGKQILHRTLKTTGITEASLAELIGDVDDLLGNTENLQSTLAFLPAPTGVRLRISITGTNSSSIETKIVDIENNIRKKAGKYIYGIEDEELEEVIVKLLAEKDLTISVAESCTGGLIANRITNVSGSSKYFERGVVAYSNNSKTELLGVPKELIIKHGAVSEEVAKAMADGVRKISKTDIGISTTGIAGPTGGNAEKPVGLVWIGYSDKNETFAQKFHFGDIRLITKIRASQTAMEIVRNKILTL, from the coding sequence ATGAACGCATCAATAATTTCCATAGGCGATGAGTTATTGATTGGTCAAGTGATTAACACCAACGCATCTTATATTGCAGAGCAATTAAACAAGTTTGGAATTTCTGTACGAAACATAATAACGATTGGCGATAACCAAACCGACATTATTTCTACTTTTGAGAAATATTTTTCCGAGAACGATTTAGTATTAGTAACGGGGGGACTCGGTCCCACACACGACGATATTACAAAAAAAACTGTTTGTAAATTTTTTAACACACATCTTGTAGTCGATGATAAAGTAAAAGAAAACATAAAACGAATTTTAGAACTTCGAAATTTAAAATGGAATTCCGCTGCCGATGAGCAAACACTTGTTCCGGAAGGTTGTAAAATTATTCAAAACAACTATGGCACTGCCGCAGGTTTCCTTTTTGAACGCAATCAAAAATACTTTATTGTTACGCCGGGTGTCCCTTACGAAATGAAAGGTATGATGAGCGATTATCTGCTTCCTTTTCTACAATCTCTTAATATCGGGAAACAAATTTTACATCGCACATTAAAAACTACAGGTATAACTGAAGCATCTTTAGCCGAGCTGATAGGCGATGTTGACGACCTTCTCGGCAATACTGAAAACCTGCAATCGACTTTAGCGTTCCTCCCTGCCCCGACAGGTGTTAGGTTGCGAATTTCAATTACAGGCACGAATAGTTCTTCCATCGAAACAAAAATAGTTGATATTGAAAACAATATTCGGAAAAAAGCTGGTAAATATATTTACGGAATTGAAGATGAAGAATTAGAAGAAGTAATCGTAAAACTTTTAGCAGAAAAAGATTTAACTATTTCGGTTGCGGAATCCTGCACAGGCGGTTTAATCGCAAATCGGATTACTAATGTTTCGGGAAGTTCAAAATATTTTGAACGAGGGGTTGTAGCTTACAGCAATAATTCAAAAACTGAGTTACTCGGTGTCCCCAAAGAACTGATAATCAAACACGGCGCAGTGAGCGAAGAAGTAGCGAAAGCGATGGCGGATGGGGTTCGGAAGATTTCAAAAACAGATATTGGAATTTCAACAACAGGAATAGCCGGACCGACCGGCGGAAATGCCGAAAAACCTGTCGGTTTAGTGTGGATCGGATACTCTGATAAGAACGAAACATTCGCACAAAAATTTCATTTTGGCGATATCAGATTGATTACAAAAATTCGAGCATCACAAACCGCTATGGAAATTGTTAGAAATAAAATTTTAACTTTATGA
- a CDS encoding phosphatidylglycerophosphatase A, translated as MQSNKKIPFAARIIATGLFTGYFPIAPGTAGSALGLAIFFISGVGSTYFFIPLIILTFFIGVITSSILEKSLGSDPSVVVIDEIVGMWISLLFLPSNLIIMISAFVLFRIFDIIKPFPCRRAEKLKLGWGIMLDDVFAGIYANLLLQIAVLVI; from the coding sequence ATGCAATCGAATAAAAAAATTCCCTTCGCAGCCCGTATCATCGCGACCGGACTTTTTACCGGCTACTTTCCTATCGCCCCCGGTACGGCGGGTTCAGCTCTCGGTTTGGCAATTTTCTTTATTAGCGGTGTCGGCAGTACTTATTTTTTTATACCATTAATTATTTTAACTTTTTTTATAGGGGTTATCACTTCTTCAATTTTAGAAAAATCGTTAGGCAGCGACCCATCGGTTGTTGTAATAGATGAAATTGTAGGAATGTGGATTTCGCTCCTATTTTTACCTTCTAATTTAATAATAATGATTTCTGCATTTGTGTTATTCAGGATTTTCGATATCATCAAACCATTCCCCTGTCGAAGAGCCGAAAAATTAAAACTCGGCTGGGGCATTATGTTAGACGATGTTTTTGCAGGAATCTATGCTAATCTGCTTTTACAAATCGCTGTTTTGGTAATATGA
- a CDS encoding CDP-alcohol phosphatidyltransferase family protein translates to MVLFISDSLFYKQISLALFIIAALTDWYDGWAARKWGNISRFGIFMDPLADKILSSTALIAFAYLNLIDAWMVAIIVFRDLLITVLRSIAELRDQPIVTTYLAKAKTTMQYVVIYYILVLYVIRTIPLLQIKHPTLYSLIDNLLHPQVLFGMMILVTILTVWTGVSYFHYNRKFIQSLYKKNTSDAIE, encoded by the coding sequence TTGGTCCTGTTCATTTCTGATTCCTTATTCTACAAACAAATTTCATTAGCCTTGTTCATTATAGCAGCACTTACCGATTGGTACGACGGGTGGGCTGCTCGCAAATGGGGTAACATCAGCCGCTTCGGTATATTTATGGACCCACTTGCCGATAAAATTTTATCTTCCACAGCTCTTATTGCATTTGCTTATTTGAATTTAATCGATGCCTGGATGGTTGCAATAATTGTTTTTCGTGATCTTCTGATTACCGTCTTACGTTCAATCGCTGAATTGAGAGACCAGCCAATTGTTACTACATATTTAGCAAAAGCTAAAACTACTATGCAATACGTAGTCATTTATTATATATTAGTTCTCTATGTAATCAGAACGATTCCGTTACTACAAATTAAACATCCAACATTATACAGCCTGATCGACAACCTACTTCATCCGCAAGTACTTTTCGGTATGATGATACTCGTTACTATTTTAACGGTGTGGACAGGCGTTTCGTATTTCCATTACAATCGAAAATTCATCCAATCGCTATATAAAAAAAATACTTCTGATGCAATCGAATAA
- the rpmB gene encoding 50S ribosomal protein L28 gives MSKVCEICGKRPLSGNNISHAHNRTRRRWLPNLKQVHASVNGKPARVKVCTTCIKQGKVTKAA, from the coding sequence ATGTCAAAAGTATGTGAAATATGCGGAAAAAGACCGCTTAGCGGCAATAATATAAGTCATGCCCATAACCGCACTCGTCGGCGTTGGTTGCCCAACTTAAAACAGGTACACGCAAGTGTGAATGGAAAACCTGCACGCGTAAAAGTATGTACCACCTGTATAAAACAAGGTAAAGTTACAAAAGCTGCATAG
- the tsaD gene encoding tRNA (adenosine(37)-N6)-threonylcarbamoyltransferase complex transferase subunit TsaD, with protein MIVLGIETSCDETSASVLNDGEVKSNIISSQIIHQKYGGVVPELASRAHQKLIIPVVEKAIINAGINQTQIDGVAVTYGPGLIGALLVGLNFAKAFAYGLKIPFVGVNHMQAHLYSNFLGKEKPEYPFICLIVSGGHTQLVFVREPFNHELLGETLDDAAGEAYDKVAKMLGLGFPGGPQLDKLAQSGNNNFVKFPRSYLSEDSFEFSFSGIKTSVLYWLKNRGYYPINENSKKLDAQLLSDLCASFQAAVVDVLVEKTMRAVEKYKVKHLTVSGGVSANSELRKRLIVAGNKSGVKVFIPDLEYCTDNGAMVAVVGWMLFKRGITSNYEISAVANLSMT; from the coding sequence ATGATAGTACTAGGAATTGAAACATCGTGTGACGAAACTTCTGCTTCAGTGTTGAATGATGGTGAGGTGAAATCGAATATCATTTCATCTCAAATTATACATCAAAAATATGGAGGCGTTGTGCCCGAGTTAGCTTCGAGGGCACATCAAAAACTTATTATTCCTGTGGTTGAAAAAGCAATCATCAATGCCGGCATAAACCAAACTCAGATTGATGGTGTGGCAGTTACTTACGGTCCGGGTTTGATCGGAGCGCTGCTCGTCGGTTTAAATTTTGCAAAAGCGTTTGCTTACGGTCTCAAGATTCCGTTTGTTGGAGTAAATCACATGCAGGCACATCTATACTCAAACTTTTTAGGGAAAGAAAAACCTGAATATCCTTTTATATGTTTGATTGTTTCGGGCGGGCACACACAACTGGTATTTGTTAGAGAACCGTTCAATCACGAATTATTGGGTGAAACTCTCGACGATGCGGCAGGCGAAGCTTACGATAAAGTTGCAAAGATGTTAGGGCTTGGTTTCCCAGGAGGGCCGCAGCTCGATAAACTTGCTCAAAGTGGAAATAATAATTTTGTTAAATTTCCGCGCTCGTATTTAAGTGAAGATAGTTTTGAATTCAGTTTCAGCGGAATTAAAACTTCGGTGTTGTATTGGTTGAAAAATAGAGGATATTATCCGATAAACGAGAATTCGAAAAAGTTAGACGCCCAGTTGCTTTCCGATTTGTGCGCCAGTTTCCAAGCTGCAGTTGTTGATGTGTTAGTTGAAAAAACTATGAGAGCGGTCGAAAAATATAAAGTGAAACATTTAACTGTATCGGGCGGGGTTTCGGCTAACTCTGAATTACGAAAAAGATTAATCGTAGCCGGTAACAAAAGTGGTGTAAAAGTTTTTATCCCCGATTTAGAGTACTGTACCGACAACGGCGCTATGGTGGCAGTTGTGGGTTGGATGCTTTTTAAAAGAGGGATTACTTCCAATTATGAAATTAGTGCTGTAGCAAATTTAAGCATGACTTGA
- the mltG gene encoding endolytic transglycosylase MltG, with translation MKNKLTKLIVLLLAIVVILFSGLIYFTFFAPNYFEGEIVIKVSKGMTFGQVAESLKANNVIKNRTLFEIAGKIISAEKDIKIGKYLFISRMTNLEILDDLKSGKSALRVSVTIREGLKATQQAKIYTQQLGIDSAKFVEFVFDESFAKKLGADGESLEGYLMPDTYQFYWQADEEEIIERMVEQFWKVYNDTFQQRAKILGLSNNEIITMASIVEVETDLDSERATIAGVYYNRLRKRIFLQADPTIQYVIEDGPRRLRYSDLKIESPYNTYRYFGLPPGPINNPGKASILAALYPAKHKYIFFVATGFEGHTFTRTYSEHQRAVSQFRKNKTARQQNKEAGLN, from the coding sequence ATGAAAAATAAATTAACAAAATTAATTGTTTTACTACTCGCTATTGTTGTGATATTATTTTCAGGTTTAATTTATTTTACCTTCTTCGCACCTAATTATTTCGAGGGTGAAATAGTTATTAAAGTTTCAAAAGGTATGACCTTCGGGCAGGTGGCTGAAAGCCTCAAAGCGAATAATGTCATAAAAAATAGAACCTTGTTTGAAATCGCCGGCAAAATTATTAGCGCTGAAAAAGATATTAAAATTGGAAAATATCTTTTCATAAGTAGGATGACGAATTTAGAAATATTGGACGATTTAAAATCCGGGAAATCAGCGTTACGAGTGAGTGTTACGATACGCGAGGGATTGAAAGCAACGCAGCAGGCAAAAATATATACACAACAGCTCGGAATTGATTCAGCTAAATTTGTGGAATTTGTGTTTGATGAAAGCTTTGCAAAAAAATTAGGCGCCGATGGAGAATCGTTAGAAGGATACTTAATGCCCGATACTTATCAGTTCTACTGGCAAGCCGATGAAGAAGAAATAATCGAAAGGATGGTTGAGCAGTTCTGGAAAGTTTACAACGACACCTTTCAACAACGCGCTAAAATACTTGGACTTTCCAACAACGAAATCATAACTATGGCTTCTATCGTCGAAGTTGAAACGGATCTCGATTCCGAACGTGCAACAATTGCTGGAGTTTATTACAACAGATTGCGTAAGCGGATATTTTTACAAGCCGACCCAACAATACAATATGTTATAGAAGATGGTCCAAGAAGATTAAGGTATAGTGATTTAAAAATCGAATCTCCATATAATACATACCGGTATTTTGGTTTACCACCAGGACCGATTAATAATCCGGGTAAGGCATCAATTCTTGCCGCATTATATCCTGCAAAGCACAAATATATTTTTTTTGTAGCAACCGGTTTTGAAGGACATACATTCACCAGAACTTATTCGGAACATCAGAGGGCAGTATCTCAGTTCAGAAAAAACAAAACAGCAAGGCAACAAAATAAGGAAGCTGGGTTAAATTAA
- a CDS encoding Ig-like domain-containing protein, with amino-acid sequence MNIHRIIISGISVLCLNCAGQFYPSGGPPDSTPPQVIETIPEENSLFFKSNLISLKFSEYVEQRTVQEAVFISPDLGLLEFEWSGKELDILFTEKLRDSTTYVFSMGTDVKDKNGNRMEHAFGFAFSTGSEIDTATISGKIFDKKSEGITLFAYKLDNRNPDTLNPQNVKPDYLTQTGNDGSFILKNLSYGTYRLFAIKDEYNNLLYDPQIDRFSCANSDINLTPENPAVSDLRFRLAVEDTTSPFIVNVNAIDRNNVVAKFSEALDTSAINSISFEIIDTVTNNRLNINSISLISQQLNIIVLNTSIQDSQIYKLTAYNVLDTAGNIILTKNNFVYFQGKTQPDTTKPILVFINISKNSTDVPYSQEVSLFFSEAINRNAFENSFQFIDSGKVKVDGKFFWQSDANLIFKPSVPLQSKVEYSIKMVMDSIYDAAGNSIRDSVVVIKFTTVDSKKLGLIRGSVSVDSPDSLYRRVVLHLVNINNFTVVPVSLKVNQVQTFEFSNLPEGQYTIQAFVDENNNGKYDSGKIFPHHYSEILGIYTDTIKVRARWPIEGVNIKF; translated from the coding sequence ATGAACATCCATAGAATTATTATATCTGGAATATCAGTATTGTGTTTGAATTGTGCTGGTCAGTTTTACCCTTCGGGAGGTCCGCCCGATTCAACGCCACCTCAAGTCATTGAAACAATTCCGGAAGAGAACTCATTGTTTTTTAAAAGCAATCTAATCTCTTTAAAATTCAGCGAGTATGTTGAGCAACGCACAGTTCAGGAAGCAGTTTTTATTTCACCTGATTTGGGATTGCTGGAATTTGAATGGAGTGGTAAGGAATTAGATATACTGTTCACTGAGAAATTACGCGATAGTACAACCTACGTATTTTCAATGGGAACGGATGTGAAAGACAAGAATGGCAACCGTATGGAACATGCTTTTGGCTTCGCATTTTCGACGGGGAGTGAAATCGACACTGCAACAATATCAGGAAAAATTTTTGATAAAAAATCTGAAGGTATTACATTATTCGCCTATAAACTTGATAACCGCAACCCGGATACTCTGAATCCACAAAATGTAAAACCCGATTATCTTACTCAAACAGGAAACGACGGCTCGTTTATCCTGAAAAATTTATCCTACGGAACTTACCGCCTCTTTGCAATCAAAGATGAGTATAACAATTTGCTGTATGATCCGCAGATAGATCGCTTTAGCTGTGCGAATTCCGATATAAATCTGACACCTGAAAATCCCGCAGTCTCGGATCTTAGATTCCGGTTGGCTGTCGAGGATACTACTTCACCGTTTATCGTAAATGTAAACGCGATTGATAGAAATAATGTAGTAGCAAAATTCAGTGAGGCACTGGATACTTCTGCTATTAACTCAATCTCGTTTGAAATAATAGATACTGTTACGAATAATCGGTTGAATATAAATTCAATTTCTTTGATAAGTCAACAACTAAATATAATTGTATTGAACACTTCTATTCAGGATTCACAGATATATAAATTGACGGCATACAACGTTCTTGATACTGCGGGAAATATTATTTTAACGAAAAATAATTTTGTTTATTTTCAGGGCAAGACTCAACCAGATACTACAAAACCAATTTTGGTATTTATCAACATATCGAAGAATTCTACAGATGTTCCGTATTCACAAGAAGTATCTTTGTTTTTTAGTGAAGCTATAAACAGAAATGCTTTTGAGAATAGTTTTCAATTTATTGATTCGGGGAAAGTAAAAGTCGATGGCAAATTTTTCTGGCAATCTGATGCTAACTTGATTTTCAAACCTTCTGTACCGTTACAAAGTAAAGTCGAGTATTCAATAAAAATGGTTATGGATTCGATATACGATGCAGCGGGTAACTCTATTCGGGATAGTGTTGTAGTTATTAAATTCACCACTGTCGATTCAAAAAAATTAGGATTAATCCGCGGCAGCGTTTCAGTAGATTCACCTGACTCTCTTTATCGCCGGGTTGTTCTCCATTTAGTTAATATTAATAATTTTACAGTCGTACCGGTTTCTCTGAAAGTAAACCAAGTTCAGACTTTTGAATTCTCAAATTTACCCGAAGGGCAATATACTATTCAGGCGTTTGTAGATGAAAATAATAACGGTAAATACGACTCGGGTAAAATATTTCCGCATCACTATTCTGAAATATTAGGAATTTATACTGATACTATTAAGGTCAGGGCGCGATGGCCCATCGAAGGGGTGAATATAAAATTTTAA
- a CDS encoding SPOR domain-containing protein, producing the protein MRIKFFIFFLSFWFWGCAALFKSESAKTPEAEQKDFLDKYEKTFNPADYDDDVEKEENENETKNFVGTKRGETDKVEPEIISGFRIQILMTSEIDEANAMKNQISPLLQYDWVYMIHEAPYYKIRAGDFPYRASANHLLKFLIDSGYKNAWVVPDKVYKSPPPKPKEPVFETE; encoded by the coding sequence ATGAGAATAAAATTTTTTATATTCTTTTTATCGTTTTGGTTTTGGGGATGTGCTGCACTCTTTAAAAGCGAGTCGGCTAAAACTCCCGAAGCAGAACAGAAAGATTTTTTAGATAAATATGAAAAAACTTTTAATCCTGCCGATTACGATGATGATGTTGAGAAAGAAGAAAATGAAAACGAGACGAAAAATTTCGTTGGTACAAAAAGGGGAGAAACTGATAAAGTTGAACCGGAAATTATATCCGGATTCAGAATACAAATATTAATGACCTCGGAAATTGATGAAGCGAATGCAATGAAAAACCAGATATCTCCACTCCTGCAGTACGATTGGGTTTATATGATTCACGAGGCACCCTACTATAAAATCAGAGCAGGTGATTTTCCATACCGAGCATCAGCAAATCATTTATTAAAATTTCTAATCGACTCAGGATATAAAAATGCGTGGGTAGTGCCTGATAAGGTATATAAATCGCCTCCTCCAAAACCGAAAGAACCTGTTTTCGAAACAGAATAA
- a CDS encoding SPOR domain-containing protein, translating into MRSLHLVVFGLCIYILAGCGSTKETSDMKEPSRVITEELPPPPPENPEKVVVENFSIQIGAFEKEENALQFAYNAKNLFKEEIYNIYDSAKRIYRVMVGNFWSKEAATEFHDQFVKKFPDYNNAWVIDVNNEVTR; encoded by the coding sequence ATGAGGAGTTTACATCTTGTAGTATTTGGATTATGTATTTATATTTTAGCGGGATGTGGTTCAACAAAAGAAACTTCAGATATGAAAGAGCCGAGTCGTGTAATAACTGAAGAACTTCCTCCGCCCCCGCCCGAAAATCCTGAAAAAGTAGTTGTCGAAAATTTTTCTATTCAAATTGGTGCATTTGAAAAAGAAGAAAATGCACTTCAATTTGCTTACAATGCAAAAAATCTTTTCAAAGAAGAAATTTACAATATTTACGATTCAGCAAAACGGATTTATCGTGTGATGGTCGGAAACTTCTGGAGTAAAGAAGCTGCAACTGAATTCCACGACCAATTTGTTAAAAAATTCCCTGACTACAACAACGCTTGGGTGATTGATGTAAACAATGAAGTAACCCGATGA